The Shewanella pealeana ATCC 700345 genome contains the following window.
TTACGACCGTTGCCACAGGCTAGGTCGAGTACTTTCGCCATGGGGGAGAGTTGATCTTTAAGTTGAGTAAATTGTTTGATTAATTCAGCGCTACTCATGGTGTTAGCCTTTAACTTCTTTTTTGCCGCCAATTCTGCGTCTATGTACGACTGAGTAATGTCTCAAACCGGAAGGACCATGAGAGACAACAACCGATAATAATACGATGGAAATCAGTAGCTCTGGTTTATAGTGTGCCAAAGGAATGAACAGGACTAGCAAACCAAGTTTTACCAAGGTTAGTACGCCCTTTAGCTGGATTAGCCAGCGCCAGTCACGCACTATCTCCCACGCCATCATGGCGGCTCCCGTACTCATGGCCATGATCCAATAGACCAACCATTGATCTTGAGGAACCTGCAGTAAAATGCCACCGCCAGCCCCTGTGACCCCCAAAATATGCAAAGCGCGTAGGGCGGTTTTAGAAAGCCGTTGGACCATAAATTGCTTTTCTGAGAGTTCTTTTCTGGCCATATTTAGGAGTCTTGTGCTGTTACTATTTTGCAAATCTTATCAGGAAATGGCTATTTGAAAAGCATTGAGAGATCACAAGCTCAATCTATAGTAGAAATTTGTTTCACTTGGCGTGTATGGCACAGCTAGTGTAGAGCAAATATGTGAGGCAGATATCGATACCTAATTATAGATAGTGGTAAGCTAGCGTTCATATGCTTACTCCTTGCTGTTGTTGATATTTTCATGCTCAGTCAATAATGGCCTTGGTCTGAATGGTGGAGATAATTTATCCTTAACTCCCTAGCAAAGCCTTCAGAATAAGCTGGAAAGCGAGCTGTCAGGAGCTCGCTTTTTCTTTGCCTGTCATTTCTCACTATTAGCCGTCACTTAAACCCAAATCTAACACCTAAATCTAACACCCAAGTCCAAAGCCATAACTGAAATATATAGCTAAGAGCCATTGCTGCTCGGCATCGGCTCCAGATAAGCACCGTCTTGTATCCTGTATTTTATCAGCTACTTTGGGCTTTAAAACGTGTAACAAGGTGCTTCAATACCTCACTCTAGAACCCTGAGCTAAGCGGCAAAAAATAACCCCAAGATGGCTACTTTATAATAGCGATTGGTATACACTGTTTAAGTTTCTCTCCTCATTTAGATAAGGTTTCTACAATGAAAATAGGCTTCTTTAGCGCTAAACATTACGACATGCAGTATTTCGATCGAACTAATGCCGCTTTCAGCGCCAAGATTGAGTACTTCGATTATCGCCTTTGCATGCAAACGGTTAAGTTAGCTGAAGGCTTTGAGATCGTGTGCGCCTTCGTCAATGATTCACTGTGTGAAGAGGTGTTGGTGGAGCTAGCACAAGGTGGAACCAAGATTATTGCCATGCGTTGTGCTGGTTTTAACAATGTTGACTTAGAAGCTGCCGAGCGCCTAGGCATGAAGGTAGTCAATGTGCCTGCCTATTCTCCTGAGTCAGTTGCCGAGCATACGGTAGCACTCATGCTGACCCTAAACCGTAAAATTCATAAAGCCTATCAGCGCACGCGAGATGCGAACTTTTCTTTAGATGGCTTAGTCGGCTTTAACATGCATGGCCGCACCGTTGGCGTGATAGGCACGGGTAAGATTGGTCTAGCAACCATCAAGGTGCTACAAGGCTTTGGTTGCAAGGTTGTGGCTCACGATCCCTACCCGAATCAAGCGGTTATTGATTTAGGTGTCGAGTACTTGTCACTTGGGCAGCTTTATCCCCTCTGTGATGTGATTAGCCTGCATTGCCCATTAACTCAAGATAATCACCATCTGCTCAGTGAAAACAGTTTTAGTCAAATGAAACCCGGTGTCATGGTAATCAACACTAGCCGTGGTGGTCTGCTTAACGCCCTCGATGCGATGGAAGCGCTTAAATCTGGTCAGTTAGGCTCACTGGGCTTAGATGTTTACGAGAATGAGAAAGAGCTTTTCTTTGAAGATAAGTCGAGCGAGATCATTCAAGATGATGTGTTTAGACGCCTGTCGGCGTGCCATAACGTGATCTTTACTGGCCATCAGGCATTCTTAACCGAAGAGGCTTTGAGCGCGATTGCCCATACGACACTGACAAATGTCACCCAGCTTTTAGCCGGAGAGCATTGTCCTAACGAGCTGTATTAGGAAGGAAAGCCGATGATTATTACTCAAGAAGTCCATGATATTCCCACCGCGACAGGCAGCATGCGAACCTACCTATACCGCCCCGACAGTGAAGGGCAATTCGCGACTATTATTTTTTACTCTGAGATCTTTCAGCAGACGGCACCGATCGCGCGTGCGGCAGCTATTCTCGCAGGCCATGGCTTTGTGGTCTTAGTGCCAGAGGTATTTCATGAGCTAAACCCTGTTGGCACCGTGCTTGAGTACGATGATGTCGGTAAAGATAAAGGTAACGCCGATAAGTTTGCTAAGCCGCTTGAACACCATGACAGTGATACTGAGGCGCTGGTGGACTTTGCTCGCAGCTTAAGTTTTTGCAGCAGTCACATTGGCAGCATGGGCGTATGTATTGGCGGTCACTTAGCCTATCGCGCGGCGCTTAATCCTGATATTCAAGGGGCCTTCTGCTTATACGCAACAGATATCCATTCTAATACGCTACCTTGTGATAAAGGCAACGATTCCTTGAGCCGCACCGGCGATATCGCAGCCGAGCTAGTGATGGTGTTTGGTAAGCAAGATCCTCATGTTTCCAGTGAAGGGCGTAAAGCTATCTATAACAAACTTGAAGCCACTGAACGCAAGTTTAATTGGCTTGAGGTGAATGCTCAGCACGCCTTTATGCGGGATGGGAGTGATAGGTATGATCCAGCGTTAGCTATTCAGATGTATCTGCAGGCGGTAGCGTTTTTTCAGCGAACACTTAAGTAAAACGCTTGAGTAATGTTTTGAATAAAATACGTTAATCAATGCAAATAAAAAGGGCCGATATAATCGGCCCTTTTATCTATCACGGAGTAACTAATATTAATAATACCTATAAGAGCTAATAATTAACCTTGCTGGTAAGCAGCAAGCTCATCAGTGCTCACACGAGTGATGAAGGTGTTATCTAGATAGAAATCAACATGCTCGTCTTGCTTAACACCAGACATAACCTGCTGGCTACCATCTTCGTATACTAATGTCATTGCCAAGGTATTTTCGTCAGTGGCAACCATTGAAGCGCTCGTTAACTTGATGTTCTTTAACGGAGCCGTAGTTAGGTCACCATCAATGTGCTTGTTTACTTTGAAAATAGCTTCAACTGGCATATCAACAACAGCTGGTGAACGACCGGTGATAGGGTTAGTACCAGTCCAGAATTCGATGCTGTTAAGGATAAATAGATCGCCTGTTGCCGCGAAACCATAAATTGGGCTCATAAGTATAAATAGGCCAGCACGACCGTAACGGTTGTCGACTGCACTTAGGTTAGCCTTAGTTACCATGGCGCTTAGGCCCATTTGGCCCATACAGCCGGTAAGTTGAGTGCTTAGGATTGCAGTTAGCGCGACTGCAGAAATTGTCTTTTTCATTGGTTTCATTTTACTTAGTTGAGAATGGGGCTGATTGTATGTATCAGCAAAAAATGAAATGAGAGGCAGATCCCAACTCGGGGTTGGAAACTTGTTTTGTTTGTGGCGTTCTTTGCTGAGATTGTTTGCTGCTTGTGGTGTTTGTGCTTATGTTTGGCTTGCTGCTGCTTATTACTTGTAGATGTATGTTGATTGTTGCTGCAGTCTGCGGGAGCGGTTTGAGTGCATATTAACAGCAGCATTTTATTGAAGCGGGTTTTTTCAAGTCGTTTGGGTATAATAGCGCCCCAATTGTCGGAGCGCTCATGTCAGATTTTCAAACTTTACACCAAACCCAAGATGAATATGGTCCACTTATCGTACTCGAAGATAAGGAAACAAGGATCCTCGCCTTCGGCGAAAACGATGAGCAGAGTAAGTTACTCAAGGCTACGCCACATATTCCACAGCACACCTATGTGCAAGCCATGCTATTGGTGCTGCTGTATAGCCAACCTAAGAGCGCTATCGTACTTGGTCTTGGTGGCGGTGGACTTATTCATGCGCTGCGTCATTTCGATGCTGGGATAAAACTGACCGCAGTTGAGTTGCGAGCCGATGTGATTGAGCTGGCTAAGCGTTACTTCCAGCTGCCGCTAAGCAAAAAGCTTAAAGTGATCAATCAAGATGCGAAGCTGTTTCTTGAATCTGGCGATCATAAGCGAGTCGATGTGATCTTTGCCGATATCTATAGCGCCGATGGTGTCGATGCGGCTCAAGTGTCGGAGTCCTTTATTGCTCAATGCGCCGCCTTGATTAAGGCCGACGGTTATTTGGTGTTGAACTGCTGGAAAGAGCACAGCCAGAACCGTGAGCTGCTTGCTTACCTCAACAGGTATTTCGTCGAGGTTCGCGCCTGCCTAACGGGCAGTGGTAACTGGGTGGTGTTTGCGGGTAAGGCCAAGCGTGAGATCAGTGCCAGTGGCTTAAAAACCAAAGCACAGGCTTTGTCGCAGCAGTTGGATTTTCAACTCGGCAGATCGCTAACGCGATTCGACGTTTGGCAATAAGCTTAACGCTATAATGTGAAGTCTAGCTCTGAGCTTACTAATCTCTGGAGGTTAAGCCACAGTAGCTCAAGTCTCTGTAGGCTTAGTGTCAGTAAGTTAAGCCATCTTAGAATCAGGAGCAGTAGCCTAAGCATCAGTAAATTAGGCTTTTAGCAGCTTTTCCCCGTTAATCAACGTCAGTGTTAGCGGGGGGCTTTGGCTCAAATCCGTAATCGATTTTTCCGAAACTCGTGCCTAAACGCGGAATTTTACCTCTGTTTGACCCTCTCAAATCATACCTAACTGCTTAATATCGCTGACTTGTTAATCCTATTCGGAAAAATAGATTAGATTGATAGTTTTTACCCGTTATCATAAATTTTCAGTCTCCGTTAATATTCTCACATCGAAAACGAACTGGCTTTAAGAGACTCATCATCACTCATTCAGTTTGTTGAATTTTAAGAAATAGTATTTTCAACTTTAATGATTAAAACAGATAAAACGGAGCATCACATGCATCAGTCAATCATCAACTCTACAATCAAGCCATTCTCTGCAACTGCTTTTCACAACGGTGACTTCCACCCAGTGACTGAGCAAGACCTACTAGGTAAGTGGTCAGTAGTATTCTTCTACCCAGCTGACTTCACATTCGTATGTCCAACTGAGCTAGGCGACATGGCTGACCATTACGAGAAGCTACAGTCTATGGGCGTTGAAGTTTACTCAGTATCGACTGACACTCACTTCACTCACAAAGCATGGCACTCAAGCTCTGACACAATCGGTAAAATCCAGTACCCAATGATTGGTGACCCAACTGGTACTATCACACGTAACTTCGGTGTGATGATTGAGGAAGACGGTCTAGCACT
Protein-coding sequences here:
- a CDS encoding dienelactone hydrolase family protein — encoded protein: MIITQEVHDIPTATGSMRTYLYRPDSEGQFATIIFYSEIFQQTAPIARAAAILAGHGFVVLVPEVFHELNPVGTVLEYDDVGKDKGNADKFAKPLEHHDSDTEALVDFARSLSFCSSHIGSMGVCIGGHLAYRAALNPDIQGAFCLYATDIHSNTLPCDKGNDSLSRTGDIAAELVMVFGKQDPHVSSEGRKAIYNKLEATERKFNWLEVNAQHAFMRDGSDRYDPALAIQMYLQAVAFFQRTLK
- a CDS encoding spermidine synthase, which produces MSDFQTLHQTQDEYGPLIVLEDKETRILAFGENDEQSKLLKATPHIPQHTYVQAMLLVLLYSQPKSAIVLGLGGGGLIHALRHFDAGIKLTAVELRADVIELAKRYFQLPLSKKLKVINQDAKLFLESGDHKRVDVIFADIYSADGVDAAQVSESFIAQCAALIKADGYLVLNCWKEHSQNRELLAYLNRYFVEVRACLTGSGNWVVFAGKAKREISASGLKTKAQALSQQLDFQLGRSLTRFDVWQ
- a CDS encoding 2-hydroxyacid dehydrogenase → MKIGFFSAKHYDMQYFDRTNAAFSAKIEYFDYRLCMQTVKLAEGFEIVCAFVNDSLCEEVLVELAQGGTKIIAMRCAGFNNVDLEAAERLGMKVVNVPAYSPESVAEHTVALMLTLNRKIHKAYQRTRDANFSLDGLVGFNMHGRTVGVIGTGKIGLATIKVLQGFGCKVVAHDPYPNQAVIDLGVEYLSLGQLYPLCDVISLHCPLTQDNHHLLSENSFSQMKPGVMVINTSRGGLLNALDAMEALKSGQLGSLGLDVYENEKELFFEDKSSEIIQDDVFRRLSACHNVIFTGHQAFLTEEALSAIAHTTLTNVTQLLAGEHCPNELY
- the ahpC gene encoding alkyl hydroperoxide reductase subunit C, yielding MHQSIINSTIKPFSATAFHNGDFHPVTEQDLLGKWSVVFFYPADFTFVCPTELGDMADHYEKLQSMGVEVYSVSTDTHFTHKAWHSSSDTIGKIQYPMIGDPTGTITRNFGVMIEEDGLALRGTFVINPEGEIKVAEVHDLGIGRSAAELVRKIQAAQYVATHDGEVCPAAWQPGEATLAPSIDLVGKI
- a CDS encoding DUF3332 domain-containing protein; this encodes MKKTISAVALTAILSTQLTGCMGQMGLSAMVTKANLSAVDNRYGRAGLFILMSPIYGFAATGDLFILNSIEFWTGTNPITGRSPAVVDMPVEAIFKVNKHIDGDLTTAPLKNIKLTSASMVATDENTLAMTLVYEDGSQQVMSGVKQDEHVDFYLDNTFITRVSTDELAAYQQG